From the Entomomonas sp. E2T0 genome, one window contains:
- a CDS encoding zinc-binding dehydrogenase has protein sequence MITATEAWHWQKSENPADLILQNTAIPSLKDDQVLIENHAIGINPVDWKLMAGLSDSWQKNQIPGVDGMGVVVAVGKNAKHIHLDTRYTYHTDLRFNGSFSRHTIVSAKALIAVPDQISNETAAAFPCPALTAWQALQKTPNPQAENVLVNGAGGAVGSILTQLLIDIGAKVYVTASPSHHETFINKGVISAFDYRDTDWQNKLRSQLGSQNIFSIYDTVNGNSAKSLANLLGYYGHLICIQDRIEQAPLPPFTTSISLHEIALASIHVHGSDKQWSKLVTAGEQLLLKIARNELTLPQIEVMSFTDIPKALNLLKQQNNGIKYVATVNN, from the coding sequence ATGATTACAGCAACAGAAGCTTGGCATTGGCAAAAAAGTGAAAATCCTGCTGATCTTATTTTACAAAACACTGCTATTCCTTCTTTAAAAGATGATCAAGTGTTAATTGAAAATCATGCTATTGGCATTAATCCTGTAGACTGGAAGCTAATGGCTGGCTTAAGTGACTCTTGGCAAAAAAACCAAATACCTGGTGTTGATGGTATGGGAGTTGTTGTTGCGGTAGGTAAGAATGCCAAGCATATACATTTAGACACACGCTACACTTACCATACAGACTTACGCTTTAATGGTAGCTTTAGTCGCCATACTATTGTTAGTGCTAAAGCATTAATCGCTGTACCTGATCAAATCAGTAATGAAACCGCGGCGGCATTCCCTTGTCCTGCTTTAACAGCATGGCAAGCATTACAGAAAACACCTAATCCACAAGCAGAAAATGTTTTAGTAAATGGTGCTGGTGGTGCTGTTGGTAGTATTTTGACGCAACTCCTAATTGATATAGGAGCGAAAGTTTATGTAACAGCTAGCCCCTCTCATCACGAAACATTTATCAACAAAGGGGTAATTAGTGCCTTTGATTATCGAGATACTGATTGGCAAAACAAATTACGTTCACAATTAGGCTCACAAAATATCTTTAGTATTTATGATACTGTTAATGGTAATAGTGCTAAATCTTTAGCTAATCTATTAGGCTATTATGGACATCTTATTTGTATACAGGATCGTATTGAGCAAGCTCCTCTACCACCTTTTACTACAAGCATCTCACTGCATGAAATAGCACTAGCTTCGATCCATGTACATGGCTCAGATAAACAATGGAGCAAATTAGTCACAGCGGGTGAGCAACTATTATTAAAAATAGCCAGAAATGAATTAACATTACCACAAATAGAAGTTATGAGTTTTACAGATATCCCGAAAGCACTAAATCTTCTAAAACAACAGAATAATGGTATTAAATATGTAGCGACAGTTAACAATTAA
- a CDS encoding toxin-antitoxin system YwqK family antitoxin, which translates to MYKLALLLTTLLLGSATNLLAESNEPTANKTYQVNSIISYYDHNRNPAPYKIHNGFYRKYLATLIDGQVAVQDFYTTNDNKYTDPYLLKDSSTMLNGYPKNINGPFKRWYINGQKYSIGTLKNGKAQGKSITWYENGQKQQEVYYIDGEIEGTSILWHKNGNKQFEGSYIKGIPEGIWHSWYENGKKQYQETRKSGKTHGTLYIWYIDGQIQAEENYIDDQKEGKFTYWSRTGSKLSEANYKTGVLHGDFTAWHNNGNLRQQGQYIEGNKQGKWTYWYDNGIKSTESFYKDNKLSGLFTHWDKTGNKTQETLYDNGQAKNTTIFKKKT; encoded by the coding sequence ATGTATAAATTAGCTTTACTGCTAACTACCCTATTATTAGGATCTGCCACTAACCTTCTAGCAGAATCAAATGAGCCAACTGCAAATAAAACATATCAAGTAAACTCTATTATTAGTTATTATGACCATAATCGAAATCCTGCACCTTATAAAATACATAATGGTTTCTATCGCAAATACCTAGCAACATTAATTGATGGCCAAGTCGCTGTACAAGACTTTTATACTACTAATGATAATAAATATACTGATCCTTACCTACTAAAAGACAGCTCAACCATGCTTAATGGTTACCCTAAAAATATCAATGGCCCTTTTAAGCGTTGGTATATTAATGGCCAAAAATACAGTATAGGCACATTAAAAAATGGTAAAGCACAAGGAAAATCTATAACTTGGTATGAGAACGGTCAGAAACAACAAGAGGTTTATTACATTGATGGAGAAATAGAAGGTACCTCCATTTTATGGCATAAAAATGGCAATAAACAATTTGAAGGAAGTTATATTAAAGGAATACCAGAAGGTATTTGGCACAGTTGGTATGAAAATGGAAAGAAACAATATCAAGAAACCAGAAAATCTGGTAAAACACATGGCACTCTTTATATTTGGTATATAGATGGTCAAATCCAGGCAGAAGAAAATTATATAGACGATCAAAAAGAAGGAAAATTTACCTATTGGTCAAGAACAGGTAGCAAATTATCCGAAGCAAACTATAAAACAGGTGTATTACATGGTGATTTTACAGCTTGGCATAATAATGGAAACTTACGCCAACAAGGACAATATATAGAGGGAAATAAGCAAGGCAAATGGACTTACTGGTATGATAATGGCATAAAAAGTACAGAGTCCTTTTATAAAGATAATAAACTATCTGGATTATTTACTCATTGGGATAAAACAGGTAACAAAACCCAAGAAACGCTCTATGACAATGGACAGGCCAAAAACACTACTATCTTTAAAAAGAAGACATAA
- a CDS encoding toxin-antitoxin system YwqK family antitoxin: protein MRYWLIPVLTLTLLNPLKLVIAEEAVITITEPAQYKENSIIQYYDAKWQPTDKKVNNGFYRKFIKKTPGGHFVIQDFFANNKKQSDPITVIDSNELTTIGIKSIDGPLVLWYANGKKSSEKNYSNGTENGVYNFWYENGELQATGHFSDGVLDGKTNVWYENQQKHATGNFIKGKKDGVWQYWYENGQLSVTENYENGKAIGDFKKWYKNGQMEIAGQFINGQKDATWQYWYDNGQQAIEETYKNDLLIGPSKTWYKSGQLESEGNYDNNQETGLWHYWHENGKKAIEANYQGGRLDGLSQSWYDNGQPESKGHYIANKQNGIWTFWFDNGQKYAEGVFKDDLSSGVWSIWNKEGKLREEITYEDGKITHKKSYEDKSTIKPDITELTVPKK, encoded by the coding sequence ATGCGCTATTGGCTAATACCTGTATTGACCTTAACTTTATTAAATCCTTTAAAGCTCGTTATTGCAGAAGAAGCTGTTATTACCATAACAGAGCCTGCTCAATATAAAGAAAACTCTATTATTCAGTACTATGATGCAAAATGGCAGCCTACTGATAAAAAAGTTAATAATGGTTTCTATCGCAAATTTATTAAAAAAACACCTGGAGGCCATTTCGTTATACAAGATTTTTTTGCCAATAATAAAAAGCAAAGCGATCCTATTACCGTAATAGATAGTAATGAACTAACCACCATAGGTATTAAGAGTATTGATGGCCCTCTAGTGCTTTGGTATGCCAATGGTAAAAAATCCTCTGAAAAAAACTATAGCAATGGAACAGAAAATGGTGTTTACAATTTTTGGTATGAGAATGGTGAACTACAAGCAACTGGTCACTTTTCTGATGGTGTATTAGATGGCAAAACTAATGTTTGGTATGAAAATCAGCAAAAACATGCAACAGGTAATTTCATAAAAGGTAAAAAAGATGGTGTATGGCAATACTGGTATGAAAACGGACAGCTATCAGTAACAGAAAACTACGAAAATGGTAAAGCCATTGGTGATTTCAAAAAATGGTATAAAAATGGTCAAATGGAAATTGCAGGCCAATTTATTAATGGTCAAAAAGATGCTACATGGCAATATTGGTATGACAATGGCCAACAAGCTATTGAAGAAACTTACAAAAACGACTTACTTATTGGCCCTTCTAAAACTTGGTATAAAAGTGGTCAATTAGAGTCTGAAGGAAATTATGATAACAACCAAGAAACTGGACTGTGGCATTATTGGCATGAAAATGGTAAAAAAGCAATCGAAGCTAACTATCAAGGTGGGCGGTTAGATGGTCTCTCACAAAGTTGGTATGACAATGGACAACCAGAAAGTAAAGGGCACTATATCGCTAATAAACAAAATGGCATATGGACATTTTGGTTTGATAATGGACAAAAATACGCTGAAGGTGTCTTTAAAGATGATCTTTCTTCAGGCGTATGGAGTATTTGGAATAAAGAGGGGAAATTACGAGAAGAAATAACCTATGAAGATGGCAAGATAACTCATAAAAAATCTTATGAAGACAAATCTACTATAAAGCCTGATATCACAGAACTAACTGTACCAAAAAAATAG
- a CDS encoding MFS transporter: MSEHSQFTLLKERRYLPFFISQLAGAFNDNVFKQALILAIIYKLTFSNFLDQQVITSLFHGGQIDKDLLVNLCAIVFILPFFLFSALGGQLGEKYEKSLLIRRIKIAEIITMIIGAVGLFLSSFVLMLIVLFAMGVLSALFGPVKYSILPQHLKDSELIGGNALVEMGTFLAILTGTLLAGVLMTGNGPYAYYISFCILLIAIIGYLASRKILHSPAPMPNLKVSFNVFSQTWKTMQLGFNQKLAVSRSILGNSWFWFLGTIYITQMPNYAEKVLNGDPSAYTLILIVFSVSIALGSILCEKLSGHKVEIGLVPFGSIGLTVFSILLWWHSYTLPMVGGVSNTWLTLLAHPQTWFVLIDIFGIGLFGGFYIVPLYAIMQSRSAPEERARVIAANNILNALFMVLASIVAIILLSIAGLSIPQLFLVVGLMNIAVNAYIFNIVPEFTLRFMMWLTSHSVYNVSHQGLDNIPEKGSCVIVSNHISYVDALLIGGAIKRPICFVMHYKIFNMPIVKFAFRKANAIPIAGYREDKEVFEKAFIEIAKALQKGQLVCIFPEGKLTTDGEIAEFKAGIEKIIKETPVPVVPLAIQGLWKTSFSRNPKRKILRSFGAPINIIADKAIPAEQVTRQLLQEKVQELRGDKA; the protein is encoded by the coding sequence ATGTCAGAACATTCGCAGTTTACATTGTTAAAGGAACGTCGTTATCTTCCCTTTTTTATTAGTCAATTGGCTGGTGCCTTTAATGATAATGTATTTAAACAAGCACTAATACTAGCTATTATCTACAAGTTAACTTTTAGTAATTTTTTAGATCAACAGGTTATTACTAGTCTATTTCATGGTGGTCAAATAGATAAAGACTTATTAGTTAATCTTTGTGCCATTGTCTTTATTCTGCCCTTTTTCTTATTTTCAGCTTTAGGCGGACAACTGGGTGAAAAATATGAGAAATCACTACTTATTAGAAGAATAAAGATAGCAGAAATAATCACTATGATAATAGGTGCTGTAGGGCTATTTCTAAGCAGCTTCGTACTGATGCTTATAGTGCTATTTGCTATGGGCGTTTTATCAGCACTATTTGGCCCAGTTAAATACTCGATTTTGCCACAACACTTAAAAGACTCTGAACTTATTGGCGGCAACGCATTAGTTGAAATGGGCACTTTTTTAGCGATTTTAACAGGTACTTTATTAGCAGGCGTTTTAATGACTGGTAATGGTCCTTATGCTTATTATATTAGCTTTTGCATATTACTGATCGCTATCATAGGCTACCTTGCTAGTAGAAAAATTCTACATAGTCCTGCCCCCATGCCTAACCTTAAAGTCAGTTTCAATGTATTCTCTCAAACATGGAAAACAATGCAGCTTGGCTTTAATCAAAAACTCGCTGTTTCTCGCTCTATATTAGGTAACTCTTGGTTCTGGTTTCTAGGTACAATTTATATTACTCAAATGCCAAACTATGCAGAAAAAGTACTCAATGGTGATCCTAGTGCTTACACCCTTATCCTTATCGTATTTTCTGTATCTATTGCTTTAGGTTCAATTCTTTGTGAAAAGCTATCAGGACATAAAGTAGAAATTGGTTTAGTACCCTTTGGTTCAATTGGTCTTACTGTTTTCAGTATTCTACTGTGGTGGCACTCCTATACCCTACCAATGGTTGGAGGCGTTAGTAATACTTGGTTAACACTGCTTGCACACCCTCAAACTTGGTTTGTTTTAATTGATATTTTTGGTATTGGTTTATTTGGTGGTTTCTATATTGTACCGCTTTATGCCATTATGCAATCTCGTTCAGCTCCTGAAGAACGTGCAAGGGTAATTGCTGCTAATAATATATTAAATGCCTTATTTATGGTTTTGGCTTCAATAGTAGCCATTATCCTGCTTAGTATTGCAGGTTTAAGCATACCTCAGCTATTCTTAGTGGTAGGTTTAATGAATATTGCAGTAAATGCTTATATTTTTAATATCGTACCTGAATTCACTTTACGTTTTATGATGTGGTTAACTTCTCACTCTGTTTATAATGTGTCTCATCAAGGATTAGATAATATCCCTGAAAAAGGGAGCTGTGTTATTGTTTCTAATCATATTTCTTATGTGGATGCATTATTGATTGGGGGCGCCATTAAGCGACCTATTTGCTTTGTAATGCATTATAAAATTTTCAATATGCCTATTGTAAAATTTGCTTTTCGCAAAGCGAATGCTATTCCCATAGCCGGATATCGCGAAGATAAAGAAGTTTTTGAAAAAGCGTTTATTGAAATAGCTAAAGCCTTACAAAAGGGGCAACTAGTCTGTATTTTTCCTGAAGGAAAACTCACTACTGATGGTGAAATTGCTGAGTTTAAGGCAGGTATAGAAAAGATCATTAAAGAAACCCCTGTACCTGTAGTTCCTTTAGCTATTCAAGGACTTTGGAAAACATCATTTAGCCGTAATCCAAAACGAAAAATATTAAGAAGTTTTGGAGCGCCTATCAATATAATAGCTGATAAAGCTATTCCTGCTGAGCAAGTAACTAGGCAATTACTACAAGAAAAAGTACAAGAATTAAGGGGCGATAAGGCTTAA